ATATAACCAGATGGAAACTCACATAGATGGACTTCTGTCTAATCAAGATCAGATGGCAAGATAGCTAAGCAAGAATATTGTTTTAGAAGATCGTAGACAGCAAAAATTTCAGAAGGAGACTTGAATAGGGTGTGGTAAAGACATAGTACTCTGCAGCTTTACTGTGAGTTGGAGAACTGGTTGCTTTCTCATGCACATCTTCAACTGACCTTTCAGTTCACTCGTGTTTCTGGTGTTGCAGTTCCGTCTCCATCTCACTCGACAAAAGCCCCTCCGCCAGCGGGTGCACAAGTCCCATGAGCCCTCACTCTCCGACGGCCCCCTACTCACCTCGAGAACACTGGCCATCGTCTTGCCAGAGCCCCTCTCCTAGGGGAGCTCAAAGCCCTGCTCAGAATGGACACACACAGGAGGTATTttaacaaacacacccacacacacacagttagataTAATTTACAACATAACTATCTATGCTTCATGTTTTGATTGTCTCGAGGAGTTTGGCTACAAAGTTCTGATGCAGCTGCTCATCAATCCaataaagcagcagcagcatcctcTAGTGTTTAAAGAGTAAAAGTTACAGTCTTTGTGCCAATAAAACCAAACTATCATTGGCGCCTTAGTTAAGTAAACAGTCTTGAAGAATACAAGAGATGCTCACTGGAGCTCATCTGAATGGGAATAGTTCATTCTGATCCTACGTAGCTGTAAATGTTATATTGCTTTACCTTTAGACCAGCGTGAATGGCTCTTCCTCCAACGACAACTTTGAACAGACGGCCAAACCAGCGTTAGTCAGACAGAGTTCCAGGACTATATCTTTcagggtaaacacacacacgcacgcacacgcacacacacacacacacacacacacacacacacacacacacacacacacatatatacccTGCTAAATTCCAACATTAATCTTTGCCTATTTGACTGTAATAAAAGGTTTAATCTCGCATCAGTTGTTAGACTATCAGTTCAATTTGCTTGTGCCTCTCAGGCTTCGGGCTTATGCTAATAGCTGAAGCAATATTTACCAGCTTTTACTGCTGACTGGTTGCTTTGTTAACATCCTAACTTATCACAAGAGACGGGATATTTCTGCTGGTCATTAGTTGCTGATATTTGGACGACTGTAAGGTCTGCTGACGCGCATTCACATATGCTTGGTTTTCCACAGATGATgaggaagaaagaagaggagagtgCGCCGCTGCAGAGGAGGTAAGGCAACATCCTTGTCTTTATTTTAAGTTCATGTCTTTGTATCTGTCTACCTCAGTTTGGTTGCTGACTGCTGTATTCTGTTGTAGTGCGAGTGTGAGGTTGGCCTCCAAGAAGTTTGAATCCAACACAGTAAGATTTTTAGTTATCTTATCCAATTTCTTAGTAAGATTTACAGTCATCACGCTGCACTTTGGACTTCTTTCAATATTGGCTGAGTAAAAAGATTAGCAATGTTGTGCatcaaaatataatcaaatgtACCGGTATGTTATTTGTGTTAGAGTTGTACATACATGATTTACAGTGTGTATAATGAGTGTGTGTAATGTTAATGATCCAGGACCAAAATGAAGATGAAGACAAAGCATCACCCCTCCAGAGAAAGTGAGTTTGTACAGCcaaatgattttcttttacctttTCTAAAAGTTTGAATTATAGTTATTTTAGTCAGGTAAGTCAGACAAGTGTACAAAGCCCTTGCATATGTGCATTCTGTTTTTTTCAGCTCCAGGCAGAGGATTTCATCCAGGTCCATCCAGGAGAAAATGGAGAGACTGGCTCAGGCTGCACAGGTCAGACTCTCTGCAATAAAACAGAATAACTCAACTTAAGTCACCGTacaagtaaaaatatatattattttacatctcgctgatgtttttttctcaactcTGCTTCCTGTAAATGTGCGTAGAAGTCCGAAATAATGCGATCTCCAGACGTGACCCAGAGGACCCTGTTTCTGCTGGACGAGGTGTCCAGGAAGAGAGGCCTCTTTGAGAAGGAGAAGCAGGGGGTGAGCCCCACCAGCCCGGGAGTTTCTAGACAGGTACATTCATTACTCACAATCACCTATCAGATCTGCATGGGCCATCAATGCATGGATTGATATTATTAGCATGTATGGGCTCTGATTATTTCACATCTCTGTCGGAAATTCACAGGAATTTAGGAGCTTCACATCAGGAATGTCAGACCGGATCAACCGCTGGGTCAACAAGACTAACGATACTGGGTCTTCACTTCCTACTGTGAGGCTATTTGCATTGTTACATGTCTGCTAAAACTGCATCAGCTAGAGGGCAGTAGTACTCTTTAATCTACTGTATGTGCCTCAAGAGCAGgatatatttgttttcttcctgcTGCTTACCTTTGATTAGGATGCCCTTACCAAACCAATTCACATTATGTTCCttgttgtttttgaaaataGGTTTTCTCCTCTAGTTCTGGCAACTATGATTATTTATGATTTAAATTAATAGGAAATATCAGTATTTTTATTCTGAAAGCAACATTCTATTCTGTTCTCCTATAGTGGGGGATGTTTAACTTGTGGTGATTAGAGACTTTAGTTCAGAGGTCACCTGACAACTGATTGACTTAACTTCAGAAGTTTAGTCCAAGTTCAAAACTGTTTCTATGACATACCTGGGTTGCTGTTAGTTTTAACAGCAAGGTATCCATGGCTACGGGGACACTGCCATTTTCGTTATATCGGAGCAAATAAAGATATTTTCGGTTATCATATAGAGAAATGTATCTGACACGTATCAATATTGATATAAAGCATATAtgtagagatagagagagagaatatatctttctcttcttttgtgTGTTGTATTGAGAGTTGATTGTCTTGTAAAAATAAGTGTGatcatttttcaattttctaTTTGCAGGACTTGAGACATGTGGACATCATCGGTAAGAGGAGCCTGTTTGAGACCAGAGAGGACAACAGTGTCCCAAAATCCAGCCCTGGAAAAATCTGCAAGTGAAGGATGCCTATTTATAATGGCCAACAAGTAAGATTACTGTCCCACACG
This genomic interval from Sander vitreus isolate 19-12246 chromosome 7, sanVit1, whole genome shotgun sequence contains the following:
- the lad1 gene encoding ladinin-1 isoform X2, whose translation is MSISRKNWSALSSLARQWTMEDEEEVERERRRRVKSSSSIADPDANISQTTGGMPTSDSAFGTDSTSEMSQGLSSVEQIQLDFVEMLRVRDEKRRMRHVEMLRQQKEVGEDEAEDCSGGARVELLGDMDEEQGSVLPSVKATSKPQPPPKTASYSPTSSSTNITNRQHENGQSSSNDHDPKPSANPPRKFVSSVSISLDKSPSASGCTSPMSPHSPTAPYSPREHWPSSCQSPSPRGAQSPAQNGHTQEMMRKKEEESAPLQRSASVRLASKKFESNTDQNEDEDKASPLQRNSRQRISSRSIQEKMERLAQAAQKSEIMRSPDVTQRTLFLLDEVSRKRGLFEKEKQGVSPTSPGVSRQEFRSFTSGMSDRINRWVNKTNDTGSSLPTDLRHVDIIGKRSLFETREDNSVPKSSPGKICK
- the lad1 gene encoding ladinin-1 isoform X1, whose product is MSISRKNWSALSSLARQWTMEDEEEVERERRRRVKSSSSIADPDANISQTTGGMPTSDSAFGTDSTSEMSQGLSSVEQIQLDFVEMLRVRDEKRRMRHVEMLRQQKEVGEDEAEDCSGGARVELLGDMDEEQGSVLPSVKATSKPQPPPKTASYSPTSSSTNITNRQHENGQSSSNDHDPKPSANPPRKFVSSVSISLDKSPSASGCTSPMSPHSPTAPYSPREHWPSSCQSPSPRGAQSPAQNGHTQETSVNGSSSNDNFEQTAKPALVRQSSRTISFRMMRKKEEESAPLQRSASVRLASKKFESNTDQNEDEDKASPLQRNSRQRISSRSIQEKMERLAQAAQKSEIMRSPDVTQRTLFLLDEVSRKRGLFEKEKQGVSPTSPGVSRQEFRSFTSGMSDRINRWVNKTNDTGSSLPTDLRHVDIIGKRSLFETREDNSVPKSSPGKICK